A single window of Acidobacteriota bacterium DNA harbors:
- the rdgB gene encoding RdgB/HAM1 family non-canonical purine NTP pyrophosphatase: MKPAVAPRANPALWRGKLLVATTNPNKLKEIRPLMDDGSVELVTLADLASVPEPEETGTTFWENARIKALAYAAATNLVTVAEDSGFEVDALGGEPGVQSARFLGPAATYDARFAEIFRRLAGRSSPARFVTALAVARGQEILFETETVIEGTVAEAPRGEHGFGYDPIFLYLPLGRTTAEMTISEKAAVSHRARAFRDLRRWLTPAR, encoded by the coding sequence ATGAAGCCCGCCGTCGCGCCACGAGCCAATCCGGCGCTATGGCGGGGCAAGCTCCTGGTTGCCACCACCAACCCGAACAAGCTGAAAGAGATTCGTCCGTTGATGGACGACGGTTCGGTTGAGTTGGTGACGCTGGCCGACCTCGCCTCAGTACCCGAGCCGGAAGAGACCGGCACCACGTTCTGGGAGAACGCTCGCATCAAAGCGCTGGCGTACGCCGCCGCCACGAACCTCGTTACGGTCGCGGAAGATTCCGGCTTCGAAGTGGACGCCCTCGGTGGCGAACCCGGCGTGCAGTCCGCGCGCTTCCTGGGACCTGCCGCGACTTACGATGCGCGCTTCGCGGAGATTTTTCGCAGGCTGGCCGGCCGGTCGTCGCCTGCCCGGTTCGTGACGGCGCTGGCCGTGGCCAGGGGACAGGAGATCCTGTTCGAAACCGAAACGGTCATCGAGGGCACCGTGGCCGAGGCCCCGCGGGGCGAGCACGGCTTTGGCTACGACCCCATCTTTCTTTACCTGCCTCTCGGCCGAACTACCGCAGAGATGACCATCAGCGAGAAGGCCGCCGTTTCGCACCGGGCCCGCGCCTTCCGCGATTTGCGCCGCTGGCTCACCCCCGCCCGATAA
- a CDS encoding cystathionine gamma-synthase, giving the protein MNFATRAIHAAQPSDPATGALIAPIYQTSTFEQESPGVNRGYDYARTNNPTRQRLEAVLAELEGVEHGAVFASGLAAEHAVLQAYLRPHDEVIVPVDVYGGTYRLLNRVFAGFHLRVTPVDTTNLAAVAAAITTATRLVWLETPTNPRLLVSDIRAIADLAHAKGALVVVDNTFATPVFQQPFTLGADLVVHSVTKYLAGHSDLIQGAVLARDAAVFEPVKFLQNAIGAVPAPLDCWLTLRGLKTLELRVQRHAENAGRIAAALGAHPAVSRVYYPGLPSHPGHAVARRQMTGFGGMLSFELAGTVADVTAFVSNRRLFTLGESLGGVRSLICHPARMTHASIPPEQRAALGLSDTLIRLSPGIEHADDLIDDLVSGLDGPAANASHGTTEALKRQECIVS; this is encoded by the coding sequence ATGAACTTTGCCACTCGTGCCATTCATGCCGCTCAACCCAGCGATCCCGCGACCGGGGCGCTGATTGCGCCGATCTACCAGACCTCGACCTTCGAGCAGGAGAGTCCGGGCGTCAACCGCGGATACGACTACGCGCGCACCAACAACCCCACGCGCCAGCGGCTGGAGGCGGTGCTGGCCGAACTGGAAGGCGTCGAGCACGGCGCGGTGTTTGCCTCGGGGCTGGCGGCTGAGCATGCCGTGCTTCAGGCGTACTTGCGGCCGCACGATGAAGTGATTGTCCCGGTCGATGTCTACGGCGGCACCTATCGGTTGTTGAACCGAGTCTTCGCGGGATTCCACCTCCGCGTCACCCCGGTCGATACCACCAACCTCGCGGCCGTGGCCGCGGCCATCACCACGGCGACCCGGCTGGTGTGGCTGGAAACACCGACCAACCCGCGTCTGCTGGTCTCCGACATTCGGGCGATCGCGGACCTCGCCCATGCGAAGGGCGCCCTGGTGGTCGTTGATAACACTTTCGCGACTCCCGTATTCCAGCAACCCTTCACCCTCGGCGCCGATCTCGTCGTCCACAGCGTCACCAAGTACCTGGCGGGCCATTCCGACCTGATCCAGGGCGCCGTGCTGGCGCGCGATGCCGCCGTGTTCGAGCCGGTCAAGTTCCTGCAGAACGCGATCGGCGCGGTCCCCGCGCCTCTCGACTGCTGGTTGACCCTGCGCGGGCTGAAGACCCTCGAGTTGCGGGTGCAACGCCATGCCGAGAATGCCGGGCGAATTGCCGCGGCGCTGGGCGCTCACCCGGCCGTATCGCGCGTCTACTATCCAGGTCTGCCGTCGCATCCCGGTCACGCCGTGGCGAGACGACAGATGACCGGCTTCGGCGGCATGCTGTCGTTCGAGCTGGCGGGGACCGTGGCGGACGTGACGGCGTTCGTGTCGAACCGCCGGCTGTTCACGCTGGGGGAGAGCCTCGGGGGCGTGCGATCGCTCATCTGCCATCCCGCGCGGATGACGCACGCGTCGATTCCGCCCGAGCAACGCGCCGCGCTCGGCTTGTCGGACACGTTGATCCGGTTGTCACCAGGGATTGAACACGCGGATGATCTGATCGACGATCTCGTCAGCGGTCTTGATGGCCCGGCTGCGAATGCGTCACACGGAACCACGGAAGCACTGAAACGTCAGGAATGTATCGTCAGCTAA
- a CDS encoding NAD-dependent epimerase/dehydratase family protein translates to MAKYFVTGATGFIGGEIVKQLIGRGHKVVALVRSPHKAGMLKALGVEMHAGDITDRETLRAPMQGVDGVFHVAAWYKVGVHEPLADRINVDGTRNVLKTMRTLEIPRGVYTSTVAVFSNTRGVVPDETYRYDGAHLSQYDRTKWIAHYRVALPKIQEGLPLTIVMPGLVYGPGDTSGMHTALVDLLRGRLPMTPARTAFCWAHVEDTARGHILAMEKGVPGETYLITGPRHTFEHAFDVAAKIGKVRAPLMHPGPRTMRSAAALMSLAGRFATLPTALQPESLRVLAGTTYLGANDKAVRDLGFTARPIEEGLAQTIEHELRVIGRG, encoded by the coding sequence ATGGCGAAATACTTCGTCACGGGCGCAACCGGCTTCATCGGCGGGGAAATCGTCAAGCAGCTGATCGGGCGCGGCCACAAGGTCGTGGCGCTGGTCCGTTCCCCGCACAAGGCCGGCATGCTGAAGGCCCTCGGCGTCGAAATGCATGCCGGCGACATCACCGATCGCGAAACCCTGCGCGCGCCCATGCAGGGCGTCGATGGCGTGTTTCATGTCGCGGCCTGGTACAAGGTCGGCGTGCACGAGCCGCTGGCCGATCGCATCAACGTCGATGGCACGCGCAACGTCCTCAAGACCATGCGCACGCTCGAGATTCCGCGCGGGGTGTATACCAGCACCGTGGCGGTGTTCTCGAACACCCGGGGCGTCGTCCCCGACGAGACCTATCGCTATGACGGCGCGCACCTGAGCCAGTACGACCGCACGAAGTGGATTGCCCATTACCGCGTCGCGTTGCCCAAGATCCAGGAGGGGTTACCGCTGACGATCGTCATGCCAGGTCTGGTCTATGGCCCGGGTGATACCAGCGGCATGCACACCGCGTTGGTCGACCTGTTGCGCGGCCGCCTGCCGATGACGCCGGCCCGCACCGCCTTCTGCTGGGCGCACGTGGAAGACACGGCGCGCGGCCACATTCTCGCCATGGAGAAGGGCGTCCCGGGCGAAACCTACCTCATCACCGGCCCCCGCCACACGTTCGAGCATGCGTTTGATGTTGCGGCGAAGATCGGGAAGGTACGAGCCCCGTTGATGCATCCCGGGCCGCGAACCATGCGCAGCGCCGCCGCCCTGATGAGCCTGGCCGGACGGTTCGCGACCCTGCCGACGGCGTTGCAACCCGAGTCGCTGCGCGTGCTGGCCGGCACGACCTACCTGGGCGCCAACGACAAGGCGGTACGTGACCTCGGCTTCACGGCCCGTCCAATCGAGGAAGGCCTGGCGCAGACCATCGAACACGAACTGCGTGTTATCGGGCGGGGGTGA